DNA sequence from the Oncorhynchus clarkii lewisi isolate Uvic-CL-2024 chromosome 24, UVic_Ocla_1.0, whole genome shotgun sequence genome:
ATTGAATGAACTGCATACTGGTAATATATTGTCTATCAGTGTCAGACATGTGTGGGGCTTTCTGAGTAAGGGTCTGTCTTGGCCATGTGGAGCACCACGGCAGGGGCTTTGTAATGACAGTGTGTGCTGCAGCTCACGCTGCCACAGTGCTTCCTGCTAGTCCTGTCTGATGCCAGCTTCCTGCTGCACAGGCCCTGCCAGGTCTGCAGAGTCTTGGAgctccacacccacacaccactgGTGATGCCCACCACCAAAGACATGAAGATCTTCAGCATGAACACTGCCACAGTGGGCACCGACGCATCCAGGGAGCAGTCCTCGTTCCGGCGCCCGGGGAACGACACGCACTTGCCCTCTAGCCCCCTGAACTTCCAGTAGTCCATGTTGAGCCTCTCGTAGAAGTAGCAGATGATGACGCAGGTGGCGGGCACCGTGTACAGGATGGAGTAGATGCCGATCTTCACCATCAGCTTCTCCAGCTTCTCCGTGTTGGTGCCTTCGGTTTTCATCACCTTGCGGATGTGGAAGAGCGCCACAAAGCCGGTGAGGACGAAGGACGTGCCAATGACCAGGTAGCAGGACAGAGGGATGAGCACAAAGCCGGTGAGCGCTCCAGAGTCCATGCTGCCCACGTAGCACAGACCCGTCAGCTCATCCCCTGCTACCTTCCTCatggtgaggatgatgatggtcTTCAGAGCCGGGATGCCCCACGCGGCCATGTGGAAGTAGTTGCTGTGGGACTCAATGGCCTCGTGGCCCCACTTCTTACCAGCGGCCAGGAACCAGGTGAGGGTAAGTATGACCCACCAGATGGACGAGGCCATACCGAAGTAGTAGAGGATGAGGAAGACGATGGTGCAGCCTGTGGACTCTAGCCCCTCCTGGATGATGTAGAGCTCGCCATTCTCCCGGTCGCAGGCGATGTTCTCGGCCCCGGCCACCGAGCGGATGATGAAGGCCACAGAGTAGATGTTGTAGCACATGGAGAGGAAGATGATGGGCCGTTCAGGGTATTGGAAGCGGTGGGGGTCCAGGAGGAAGGTGAGAACGGTGAAGGACGTGGAGACGAAACAGAGCGTTGACCACACCGTCATCCAGATGAAGGCAAAGTCCTTGTCCCTTCTGGACCAGAACACGTCCACTGCCGAGGAGCAGCGGGGAGCACACGACTGGCTCTTCTCCACGTACTGGAACTTCTCTGGGTTCTCGCAGGACCCCAGACTGCCAGTGGAGCGCCCGTTACCGCTACCCGGTTGCCTTGGCCGAGGGGGAACAGGAAGCATGCCCTCTCCCTTCTTGATCTCTGTCTTGGTGTCGTTCTCTGGAGCCTCCATGCACAGCGCGTTGGGGTCATTCCTGGTCGGGAGCTTGGAGCAATCCAGCGAGTCAGGCCATGCATAGTGGAACTTCTCCATAATGGGTGAGCACTTCTGCCTGGCCTGCTCACACATGGGCCTGCAGGCTGGGATGGAGGTAGACACTTTATCAGTGCACATGGGGgtgtagagagagcagaggaagaaACGAAGGTGCACATCACAGCCATACTCCACTAGAGGTGCAAACTCATTCAGCTTGATGGCAGCCTCCTTTTGGTTGTCATGGTCCATAAAATTGGGCATTCTGGTCATGTTGTAGCCAATGCCCTGGCACATGGGGATTACTATGGGTTCGCATTTGGCTGGTCTGCCTCGTTCCAGGTCGTAGGTTCCTAGCTCCACACTGTAGCCAGCAACCACCAACTGACACCAGAGAGAAATCAGAATCTTCAAAGGAGACCCCTCCATGCTTCTTTTCAGTCATATGTTTAGTGTAAGAACAAGTTGTATTTGTTCAGACCGAAAATGTAAATTCATGCGGATATGTCCATATTATTTTACCATTGTAAGCACAGCCCCCAAAACAAGCGTTGTAAATCCGTTGTTACAAATGCATTTCCTGCTGCTATACAACGCAAATGCAGgtcaaatttataaaaaatgaatTCCAGTTGGTATACATTAGTctattatatttttaaaaaagcTTCCACGGTATTAAATGTTTAAATGTCCTTAGAAGGTAAGACTCCGAGCCAATTCGAGCACGGCAGAGTTCAATCTAGAAAATTAAGTTTGCAATGAAATGAGAAAATAACGCTGGTGAGCTCAAATAACGTTCATTACAGAACGTGTTAATCCTGGACTTCTTAGTTTTGAATAAAACATGTTTAAAGCTAAATCCGTGCAGCTGTTTGCAGCAGTACATACATTTCACTCTACGTCAGACAACCGCTCTCCATCCATCGTTTGAGAACACTGAACTTTCTCTTCTATTTGCGGCTCTTACCCGATGCGAGGGTGGGCACTTCCATGACGCGACGCTTCCATCTCGCACCGCCCACCACCGACCTGAGAAGCGTCTTTAAGCGCACTCACGACTATATTAATTccacatttatttatttggacATTTGAAAGTGGTGAGTGAGGTTTGGATAAACTTGAATCTTATAATTTAACCGAGTGATCATGACAATAGGCTATGGCCCATTCTGTCCAAATAGTTTATAAGGCATCTTATGATAGGCTACACATCTGCTTCTGCAATGGTTTAAGTGAGTAGTGAAATGGTCACTATTTATCATACAGTATCACAATGATGTATATTATGTTACGTGGCCAGTGTTTGTGCCTAGGAAAAATACTATTGTTACCATCTAGTGGCTGAATGGTAGGCTACAATTGCCCCCTTGACATCTCAAAGAAATGTTTGATCTTTTCATTCACTGTGTGATATAACTGACTCTACTCATGCACAAAATCCCATTGATGAGGCTGTCTTAGGAAAGGCCAAAGAGAGACTAGGAAATATCAAAGAGACAGTATGATCCAACAGTTTATAATATGACAGTGACACACAGCATAATAAATCATGGTCTTGGTAATTATATCAGACATGTTCAGAAACTGCACATTAGGCCCATGAATTAGGTGCACCTCCGACACATGATGCTAAATCTGTTTGAGCTTTCAAGGGTAAATTAAAGATTTCTATAAAATGCATAAAATATTGAAATAGGCAGCTTCACCAACACTTGAGTTTATGAAAATGTTTCCTGAAATCAGTCACAGATAACTGAAAGAGATCTCCCCAAGGAGTCATTTCAGATGTGAATTCATGTATTTTCATTGTTGGCCGATTGCAGCAGTGCTTATTCTAAATCAGAGGCAATGTCCAAGCCTGGATTGGCTTTGAACTCCTCTTAATTGAGAGAAAGTGACTTTAACTATTTGCTCATtgctacaacactgtatacagccATAATAtgtcatttgaaatgtctctatttctTTGGAACTTTTtgtgagtaatgtttactgttcatttttttgtttatctcacctttattatctatttcacttgcaaagcaagaagggccttctatgccaccaaaaggaacatacagctcaccaaccaagaattcacaaaatgggacaaatagcaaattgagactctgcatgcagaattctgcaaatatatcatctgtgtacaatgtaaatcagcaaataatgcatgcagagcagaattaggccaatacccgctaattatcaaaatacaTATAAcggacgttaaattctacaaccacctaaaaggaagcaattcccaaacctgcCATAACAAAGCCATTACATACAGACAAATAAACCTGGAGAAGACCCCCCCTaatcaagctggtcctggggctctgttcacaaacacaaacagaccccacagtaccccaggacagcaacacaattaggcccaaccaaatcatgagaaaacaaaaagataattacttgatacattggaaagaatttacaaacagagcaaactagaattctatttggccccaaacagagagtacacagtggcagaatacgaccaatgtgactgacccaaagttaagaaaatctttgactatgtacagactcagtgagtatagtcttgctattgaggAGGGCCACTGAAGGCAGACCCGGCTCTCAAGataagacaggctatgtgcacattgcccacaaaaaatgaggtggaaactgagctgcgcttcctaacctcctgccaaacgtatgaccatattagagacacatatttccctcagattacacagacccacaaataatttgaaaacaaatccaattttgataaactcccatatacagtgccttgcgaaagtattcggcccccttgaactttgcgaccttttgccacatttcaggcttcaaacataaagatataaaactgtattttttttgtgaagaatcaacaacaagtgggacacaatcatgaagtgaaacgacatttattggatatttcaaactgttttaacaaatcaaaaactgaaaaattgggcgtgcaaaattattcagcccctttactttcagtgcagcaaactctctccagaagttcagtgaggatctctgaatgatccaatgttgacctaaatgactaatgatgataaatacaatccacctgtgtgtaatcaagtctccgcataaatgcacctgcactgtgatagtctcagaggtccgttaaaagcgcagagagcatcatgaagaacaaggaacacaccaggcaggtccgagatactgttgtgaagaagtttaaagccggatttggatacaaaaagatttcccaagctttaaacatcccaaggagcactgtgcaagcgataatattgaaatggaaggagtatcagaccactgcaaatctaccaagacctggccgtccctctaaactttcagctcatacaaggagaagactgatccgagatgcagccaagaggcccatgatcactctggatgaactgcagagatctacagctgaggtgggagactctgtccataggacaacactcagtcgtatattgcacaaatctggcctttatggaagagtggcaagaagaaagccatttcttaaagatatccataaaaagtgttgtttaaagtttgccacaagccacctgggagacacaccaaacatgtggaagaaggtgctctggtcagatgaaaccaaaattgaactttttggcaacaatgcaaaacgttatgtttggcgtaaaagcaacacagctgaacacaacatccccactgtcaaacatggtggtggcagcatcatggtttgggcctgcttttcttcagcagggacagggaagatggttaaaattgatgggaagatggatggagccaaatacaggaccattctggaagaaaacctgatggagtctgcaaaagacctgagactgggacagagatttgtcttccaacaagacaatgatccaaaacataaagcaaaatctacaatggaatggttcaaaaataaacatatccaggtgttagaatggccaagtcaaagtccagacctgaatccaatcgagaatctgtggaaagaactgaaaactgctgttcacaaatgctctccatccaacctcactgagctcgagctgttttgcaaggaggaatgagaaaaaatgtcagtctctcgatgtgcaaaactgatagagacataccccaagcgacttacagctgtaatcgcagcaaaaggtggcgctacaaagtattaacttaagggggctgaataattttgcacgcccaatttttcagtttttgatttgttaaaaaagtttgaaatatccaataaatgtcgttccactttatgattgtgtcccacttgttgttgattcttcacaaaaaaatacagttttatatatttatgtttgaagcctaaaatgtggcaaaaggtcgcaaagttcaagggggccgaatactttcgcaaggcactgtatgttgatttattttcccttttgtactttaactatttgcacatcattacaacactgtatatagacatacagtttttctcaattgctaaaacactaaaacccattggctgaacaaagttctcagttgcctggactcatttagctaattatgcagtctgttgtcaataccttaaaccatttcacatggtaaaacacaatttgcagatctcacttaagacttttcagcaaaactctaaacacattctcaaaacacattctgcactctaatgcacatgtcatccatactggtaaacacaagtggcaacaatcaaatacaaatagagaacatatgtcattgattgaacacatccactcaaaattgatttaaccggtttcaaatgatgcgacaaaaccaatataagccagttcagagagcaaacaggttgttgaaggtgggaaggagaaagtctgagaatggatactgtgcattgtaggctgtatactgtacaatggacacattgtatggccctgaacattgtgctttccatttattacagtttctcagtcgctttggtgtatttttaacatcatccctaacatgtgcaaaataataagtgcatttctcagaacattttgtacaaactgcaatataaaatagatatgtttctaaagctagtcagtcactaaaaatccttagtacatctctcaaaagtaaatattcatgccaatgatcatgtcagtgtcatcagaatgataagtcattgagtcattgttcacgaacaaggttgtcaaaatgtttaggcatgttgtcaatgtaactgtgtactttgacagtattacctgatgtaaacttaggctacagtttggatgacagttactgtattgaaaatgcacaaggctgcacttctatggcatatatcaatttcaacagtactatttacatattactgtatgtgggttattgattgaaagagactggacaacccaaggggcacaaaggaaaaaaaactaaattagaaagaaacacaggaaaccacccctaaggcacaactttgcccgcagcactgctgtgctgtctctacacatccagacgttcctgtctgtcggcccacatattctcatccacatcacaccggatattttcccttccaatgcaacgtggaaagaatcttttggaatgccttatccatcctctgcaggcgtctactgtgatgtcctcacatgctgcatccattgcagccagcagggtcatctgtgtgtgtggctgacgatcgtacaccttccacctccatgctgaaaataactcctcaattgggttaaggaatggtgaataaggtgggaggaattctatgagcatcctcgggtgggtcacaaaccattgccttatgatgtttgatcgatggaaactcacattatcacaaatgaccacatactttggcaaatcctctctaaacagacccCTCTCATCATCAGGGATGAGAGCCCTGTAGAGAGTCTCTAAAAAGTTGAGTAGATGCTGGGTGTTGTATGGCCCTATAAGGAGGGATTTGGGTTAGGACACCATGCTCGTAAATAGCAACACACATGATGATATTTCCTCCCCGTTGGCCTGGCAAATCCACAGTAGCTCTGTGATCGATGATATTCCGACCCAGCCttctgcatttggtcaggttgaagccagcctcatccaCGTATACAAAGTTGTGAGAGGGTTCACTTGATTCCAACTCCATTATATGCTATATCCCAGACCACACACTTTAATTTGTTTTGGTAAGGAAGAGTGACATAAAATGTACATCTATTGCATGTTCCTTCCACAGCAATGGAAATGTGTGCAGTTTATGCTTATTGTACTATGTATCACtataaaatgttgctgtaaagtagttgcgaaagtattcggcccccttgaacggCCCccgcgaccttttgccacatttcaggcttcaaacataaagatataaaactgtatttttttgtgaagaatcaacaacaagtgggacacaatcatgaagtggaacgacatttattggatatttcaaacttttttaacaaatcaaaaactgaaaaattgggcgtgcaaaattattcagcccccttaagttaatactttgtagcgccaccttttgctgcgattacagctgtaagtcgcttggggtatgtctatcagttttggacatcgagagactgaaattttttcccattcctccttgcaaaacagctcgagctcagcgaggttggatggagagcatttgtgaacagcagttttcagttctttccacagattctcgattggattcaggtctggactttgacttggccattctaacacctggatatgtttatttttgaaccattccattgtagatttttctttatgttttggatcattgtcttgttggaagacaaatctccgtcccagtctcaggtcttttgcagactccatcaggttctcttccagaatggtcctgtatttggctccatccaccttcccatcaattttaaccatcttccctgtccctgctgaagaaaagcaggcccaaaccatgatgctgccaccaccatgtttgacagtggagatggtgtgttcagggtgatgagctgtgttgcttttacgccaaacataacgttttgcattgttgccaaaaagttcaattttggtttcatctgaccagagcaacttcttccacatgtttggtgtgtctcccaggt
Encoded proteins:
- the LOC139383149 gene encoding frizzled-9-like — its product is MEGSPLKILISLWCQLVVAGYSVELGTYDLERGRPAKCEPIVIPMCQGIGYNMTRMPNFMDHDNQKEAAIKLNEFAPLVEYGCDVHLRFFLCSLYTPMCTDKVSTSIPACRPMCEQARQKCSPIMEKFHYAWPDSLDCSKLPTRNDPNALCMEAPENDTKTEIKKGEGMLPVPPRPRQPGSGNGRSTGSLGSCENPEKFQYVEKSQSCAPRCSSAVDVFWSRRDKDFAFIWMTVWSTLCFVSTSFTVLTFLLDPHRFQYPERPIIFLSMCYNIYSVAFIIRSVAGAENIACDRENGELYIIQEGLESTGCTIVFLILYYFGMASSIWWVILTLTWFLAAGKKWGHEAIESHSNYFHMAAWGIPALKTIIILTMRKVAGDELTGLCYVGSMDSGALTGFVLIPLSCYLVIGTSFVLTGFVALFHIRKVMKTEGTNTEKLEKLMVKIGIYSILYTVPATCVIICYFYERLNMDYWKFRGLEGKCVSFPGRRNEDCSLDASVPTVAVFMLKIFMSLVVGITSGVWVWSSKTLQTWQGLCSRKLASDRTSRKHCGSVSCSTHCHYKAPAVVLHMAKTDPYSESPTHV